In Dryobates pubescens isolate bDryPub1 chromosome 31, bDryPub1.pri, whole genome shotgun sequence, one DNA window encodes the following:
- the ELMOD3 gene encoding ELMO domain-containing protein 3 — protein MSGGAGGLERPEERQREPPPGKSLPVPALGQNELLKALVEGAEPPVGAEGSEELRRAQEEWEAVEEAQSGPGGLAAGRASLISFNEALQHFQSAQLRRRRVRAQVPVPRPGLASLLRFLFGPPRLQPQLQGEQELALAMAQCALDDEQKVHMRILQTVYRRLTCSRLGCPRYGAHWEELGFQGVDPGTDLRGTGMLGLMQILFFVMDPQLLPLAREIFRLSQHQSQSFPFCIMSVNITRMVLQALREERLSRECNRRQQVLAVLNQLYAAAFLRLYCLWRGQHRTLADSSALLKELELATKKKPKQLLKSLEAFLKQSPTAEALQQLPSPAGPGGDIDFVGICEPQVELEGAARLL, from the exons ATGAGCGGAGGCGCCGGGGGCTTGGAGCGGCCTGAGGAGCGGCAGCGTGAGCCCCCGCCCGGCAAGTCGCTCCCG GTCCCGGCCCTGGGGCAAAACGAACTCCTGAAGGCGCTGGTGGAGGGAGCGGAGCCCCCGGTGGGCGCCG AGGGCAGCGAGGAGCTGCGGAGAGCGCAGGAGGaatgggaggctgtggaggaggcCCAGTCCG GCCCGGGGGGGCTGGCAGCCGGCAGGGCCTCCCTGATCTCCTTCAACGAGGCCCTGCAGCACTTCCAGAGCGCGCAGCTGAGGCGGCGCAGGGTACG GGCGCAGGTGCCGGTGCCCAGGCCAGGCCTGGCCTCGCTGCTTCGCTTCCTCTTCGGCCCTCCCCggctccagccacagctgcagggggagcaggagctggcactggccATGGCACAGT GTGCCCTGGATGATGAGCAGAAGGTGCACATGAGGATCCTGCAGACAGTGTACAGGAGGCTGAcgtgctccaggctgggctgccctCGCTATGGGGCACactgggaggagctgggcttCCAGG GGGTGGATCCTGGCACTGACCTGCGTGGGACAGGGATGCTGGGGCTGATGCAGATCCTCTTCTTCGTCATggacccccagctgctgcctctggcacgAGAGATCTTCAGGCTGTCCCAGCACCAGAGCCAG AGCTTCCCCTTCTGCATCATGTCTGTGAACATCACCAGGATGGTGCTGCAGGCCCTGCGTGAGGAGAGGCTCTCCAG ggagtGCAATCGCCGGCAGCAGGTCCTGGCTGTGCTCAACCAGCTCTACGCCGCTGCCTTCCTGCGCCTCTACTGCCTCTGGAGGGGGCAGCACAGGACCCTGGCTGACTCCAGCGCCCTCCTCAAGG agctggaacTCGCCACCAAGAAGaaaccaaagcagctgctgaagtccCTGGAGGCCTTCCTGAAGcagagccccacagcagaggcccttcagcagctgccctcccctgctggcCCCGGGGGGGACATCGACTTTGTGGGCATCTGTGAGCCCCAGGTggagctggaaggagctgccaggctgctctga